GTAGCACAATACAGATACATTAATCTTAGCAATAGAGCAGTTGGAATACAGCAGTTGGTGTGACACCACCAATGTGATCTCCATGTGGTCACTCTAGTATACTCATTGTCATGACACTAGACATCCTCAGTCACCAGGAAGGAGTATGTGGATTGAAGCCAGTTCAAACCTGCTGTTGTCTTCAAAGTTCTTTAGTTCATCATCAGGCAGAGTGCTGTATTCACTCGTCCCATACTGGTCTGCCTACCTTTGGGAGGTGTTCATATTCTTTTAATGAACTCAAGAGTTACACCACCAGCTGATCCACTCAACTGGTATAGCTATTTATCTAAAACAAATACTTTCTGGTCCCCTTTTTGTTGAGATAAAGTCAGCCTTTGCACAGGCTGTGGTCAGTCACACCCTGCATTTTCTGAGTTTCATTGGCACGTCACTTTTGCCCATCTGCTCTGAGTCACCTTCCATTGTAGGGTTTTGTTGGTCAGTCACAGCTGGGGCTGCCCGAGTTGATTTGAACCAAGTATTGGTGCTTGGTCCTCTCACTTCATGGTGCCAGCTGAAGTTGCGGTGTTTGTGGCCAAGTTGTatggggcttgcagcaacctcGTCTAGTGGGAGTTGTCTGTGCCCGTGGCAGagactggaactagatgatctttaaggtcccttccaacacaaatcattctatgaCACATAAAATTACTCAGGAGCAGTATCACTGTTCCTGCTATGCAGGCTCAAGTGGTTGAAGGAGCAGCCCTTGCAGAGATAGGAATTCCCCTTTACCCGGGAAGGGAGACCCTGGGCAGGGACTTGTGGCATCTTTGCATATTTGCAGTTCCTGTTTCCTAGGGTAGGATGGGAAGGGCAATGCTTCATGCCAGCTGGGGACTGTGCAAATTAACTAATGAGTCTGTGAAGTACCTTAAGGGCCTCCTTTGAACACTTTGCTAAGCCAATGTAAGATGCCAGATGCTGagctttggttttaattcttgGCTGTGTTAGGGGTGATCAAAAGATCCTAATCTATTGCAGTGTGTATCAGAGATGAAACTACGGTGCTCAACTGTCACTGAGCAAAAATGCACTTCAAAATGTGAATGCTGGTTTCAGGCTATGCTAATGCTCACAAAGTACAGGCAAATACGGAACCTGAAATGCAGATGTACAGATTCCTGTGTGATTCCAGAAAAGGACTGATCTTGATTTTGGTGTTCTTCTATTCTCAGTAAcctcaagaaaatgaaaacaaatgagtgtttgctgtttattttctgcaaGGTGAAATTTCTGCCTTGTGCTGAAAACAGGAGAGAGCTCTCACtggtgggggggtgtgtgtgtgtgacccCTCCAACAGAGGCTTTCATATAATTCTGTAAGGAAAATATTCTGCAGGAACAAACCTTACGCTGGGGCAATCCTGCTGTGCTTCCAGACAGATAACAGCGTCACCCTTTCATGATACAATTGTGTGGGATTTTCTGCTCTGctaagcaaagcagcagctcataTGATTTGAGGGAAGTTGTGAAGAGCACCTGTAGACCTTGGGATGCCCAAGGTCCATCTGCGCTTGCGATTGCATAATTATTTACTTAAGCCTCTGCCTTGTCTCCCTTGTAGTCACCCTTAGCTATCTTGGCAATGTTATTTACTCAGTCTTCTTCGTTTAGAGCTGTTGCCTAAAACTGGggaatgttttgggtttaaGGACCTGTTACATAAGAGCTTAGGAACGTTGCATTTTTCCATCTGAGGATCTGGGAGCTGTCTGCCTGCCTAGTTATACTGAAGGCTCTCTCCATAAATAACAAATGGGGGGATGTAGTATGGGAGAGATTGTAAAACTAGAGAGAACtccctttcattttgttttgtgctgAGAGAAGACTAATACGTACCAAAAATTGCCAGTTTTGCAGCTAGAGCATTCTAGGAGCCTCCCAGCCCAGCCAGCTGGAAGAGAGTTGGAAATGGAAGTTTCCCTGTTTTGCTAGAGTCAGGAGCTCCTGAGTTTAAAGTACAGCTCTTAGTTCCCAGGGACAGAAATCCTGGGGAAGCTGCTTGGCAGAAGAGTAAGAGATTGAGGAGCCTGAATATGATGATAATTTCTGACTGTGTGGAAGTAGCTGATCTGGATGTTCCTTGGGTGCTTCTGGGAACCTGCTTGCTAGGAAAGAATGCCATGGGAGTGGCAGCCGCTCTGGAGGTGGATGTGCTGGGAAAGCCAGTCTCCATTGTGGTGAACCAGGAGGGTGGTGAGAAGCTCTGAGGTGCTGCCAGTCCCTTCTAGGGTCTGCCTGAGGAGGCTGCCAAGGATGCTCTCCTCTGCCCAACTTCCAGAGTGCATCAGGCTGATGGCATGGGTGTCATGTGCAAAGGAGAGGCTGTTACTCAGCCTGCAGAGGATTGTTTATGCTTTCTACAAGACTAGGTTTTCAGGTTGTGTTCACTGCAGTTGCCTTTCTGTATTTGTGATCACATGCATGTGGTACGACAACTGTGTATGTgtcacatatatatgtgtgacATAACAACTATAGTAAAATAGTTACGATCCTGCCCTTCtattctgctctcgtgagaccccacttggagcactgtgtgcagttttggtgtcctcaacataagaaggacatggagctgttggagcaagtccagatgaggtcatgaggatgatcaggggctggagcacctcctgtatggaaaAAGgttgagaacattggggctgttcagcctggagaagagaagttgcgtggagacctcagagcagcttccagtatctgaaggggcctacagggatgctggagaaggactcttcatcagggactgtagcgatagaatgaggggtgatgggttcaaattgaaacaggggaagttcaggtaagatataaggaagaagttctttactgtgagcgcggtgaggtgctggcaccggcagcccaaagaagtggtaaatgttccattcctggcagcgttcaaggcgaggttggacTGAGCCTGGGtgacgtggtctagtgtgaggcatccctacTCATGGCATGGGGCTGGTACTGGaggatctcaagctcctttcctacccaaaccattctgtggtgcCTGATAGGATCAGGGGCCAGACTTGCCCTGCTGCTCACACCTTTCTCACTTGCTAGTCCCCTGCCCTTTCAGCCTAGTAATTATAGGACTATTTAATCTCTGAGAGGACAGTACGACTGTAATTGGTGCTGAACCTAAATCTTGCCCTACACTTTGTGTGTTTCAGGAAAAACTATAAACACTTTTTTTGAAATATCTGTGTCAACAGTCTGTAGGTATCTGAACTGCATATTTTAAGATCCACAGGGCTTAAACTGGGTACTGTGCATAAATATCTGAGCTGTGAGTGTGAATGTTGTCAGCACAAAACATTGTTTCTTCTGGAACCCTATAGCCTAGGAACTACATCAGCTAGAAAGTCTTAAGTCTCGGGGAATTTTAAAGAATGCTGGAGCCAATGCTGGGGGAGAGGGCTGGAGGTCTTGGTGTAAATCGAATTATTTTGGGGGTTCTGGGTTTAGTTCATTAAGGGTGTGGTTTGAAAGGATGAAAACTGGAGTGGTAGATAGGAAAGAAATATGAACCTGCCaactgtttttccctttctttttacaGGTGAAGCCACAATttgaaagcaaggaaaacaggACATGTGGCATCTTTAAAGCCATAGTATATAAGACTCAGGTGGTTGCTGGGATAAACTACTTTATTAAGGTTTGTATATGTTACAGGAGCTTTGTAATTACGGTTTGTAGTTAAACAATGTAGGTGACTTGCATAGTGGCTTATAACAAGAAAGGGAAGCAAATTTAGTAGAAAACCACCTGATGTGACTAACAGATGCTTATAAAATTCCTATATTTGGCACTATTGTAGAACAGGAATATGAAAACTTGTAAAAAATTCACTGTGCTGCTTCAGATGTGAATAGTCAGTTTCTTAGGATCATCTTAAAGACTACGGATTGTCTTATCAGCTCAAAATATTTAGTCTCAGCTCTGCCCTCCTGTATCCTTTCAAGGCAGAGTAGCATTCCTGGTGGGTCACTGTCCTCCAGTTGTGTTTATTATGATGAATTTTAAGTCAGTCTGAGGCTCTGGTGGATGGTtagagtgatttttttaatgtaatgcaAGCATCCCATACTCTGCAGACTAGTTTTTCATGCAAGCATGTGTGTTGATGTTCTGATTCTGTGTCACATGCTGCAGAGGTACAGCCTGCCTGTGAGTTCTTCCTGTACTTTCAAACCCCCCTTTCTGTTGCAGAGGTAAAATGGGTAATGCTTAATTTGGAACCCTCTGATAGCATCATCCTCTACTAGAAAACCTTACCCAAGGATCTGAGGAGCTTTCAGCTGGGCATATTTGCAACTGACAGCTCGAAAGCATTGTTTAGTGGCAGACTGGCTTTCTGACATTATGAGCATTTGCTCCACACTTCTCATATTTAGTTGAACCCAGGAAGGACAGATACTGCCAAACCTTCCTCTTTCCCAAGCCCTTCCTGAAAATAACTCTTAAGAGTTATTTCTGCTCTGTGGGCACCATGAATTATATTGACAGACTATCTATTATATGACTAGTCTGAGTTGTACTTACATCGGTggtgtttttccttcccttggtCCTGTGAGATGTGCTTTTGTGGGCAAAGTACTGAGTAATGAAGAGGAACAATTTACAGGAAGGCTGCAGTAAAGCCAGAAGTCATGCCCAGTTGCGTTTCTTCCCTTCATGCCATCTTACTGCTGATGTAGGCAATGTAGAATACTTGTCTGCTGTCCATGCTAAGCCTCATGACCAAACTGCTCAGAAATGAAGATTGACATGTTACTGAACTGGGAGGAAATCCATTTATGACACTGAAAATGGATTATTTGCCTCTTCTTTCCCAATCTGGCAAGTGACAGGAAACAGTTACTCATTTTAGCATTAACTGGGATGAGCTCTGTGACAAGATTCATTATGTTATACTTCTGAATTTTCCACATCACTAGTATTTTGCCAGAAGGCTTAGAGCTCAGATGTAATCCAGACCAAAACAAACATAGTGCCATGTTGCAGCTACCAGAAAGTATGTAACAACCTCTTTGTGCCTAAGGCATTAAACTCCCCGTTAAtattattgtcctgggttcagcagtagcagtcattttttctccttcttagtagcttgtgcaatgctgtgttttgacttttggcctgggaacagcactgataacactgatgtttttagttactgctcaaatgtttggtctgaccaaggactttctgagtctcatgctctgccagggaggaggggaggctgggaggaagcagagacagggcacctgacccaggctagccgaagaggtattccataccgcagcacgtcatgcccaggatgtaaactgagagttacccagaaggcctagttcactgctcggtcgggctgggtatcagtgggtggcactgtattctcttcccttgttatttcccttatcattattgttattgatggtagcagtagtgatttgtgttataccttagttactggactgttcttacctcaacctatgggagttacattctttcaattctgctTCCCATACCTTTGggaacaggaggaagaaaggttgGGGGGGAATAGACTGCGTTGTTCTGATTtatggcctgggcttaaaccacgacaactatATAATTGGGTTAAGAGCTGTTGAAGTAAAAATGGACATACACCTAAAAAGCTCCTGAGCAAAGATCTTCCAAGTATATAAAGAGTATCCTTTTGTTTGAACCTGCTTTGAACCCATGATCCTCACTTTCCCACTGTTTTGGTTTCTAGGTCCAAGTTTCTGATACCGACTATGTCCACTTAAAGGTGTTTCAGAGCCTTCCTCAAGAGAACCAAGGTCCCAGCCTTGTCGGTTTCCAGACTGGCAAAACCAGAGACGATCCTCTGACCTACTTCTGAGACACAAGGAGGAATGGTGTCTTATTTCTACAAGTTGCATGTGGATTCTGCCTGTGTCAGTAAATGCatgaatacaaaataaattttgaaacCTATTTAATGTACAGTGTGTCATATCTAGGTTTGCTGCCTGGCTGAAGCTCCAGTAGGCTATGCAATACTAATCAAGGCTGTTTTCACCACCTGAGCTACTCTAGCTAAGACAAAGCACATCCATTTCAGTCTGTCTTTCCAAAGCACTGTCAGGCATCCTCTGAAGACAAAATTTGGGCCTCCCCAGTATAATTCAGGCATAAGAGCCTAAGTATGTCAGCATGTGGCTTCTTGGGTTTACTTTAAGCATgttaaatacaaattatttgCCATGCAGAAAGTGTGTGAGGTGGATTAGATAGATTGATTAGATAGATAATTTCTGGCCTGGGTGAACTGAGAAACCCAACTGTGTCCCCTTGTAAGTGCAGCTTCCCTGTACAGGAGCAGGGTGGAGGGCAGGAATGAGCTCCTtggaggagcaggaagatgCCCCCCACCACAGAGCAGCATTCAGCCCCAGGCGCAGGGAGTGATGTCCTGATTCAGAATGTGCTTTCCTGGAGACCTTGGGAGCTCATGCCCTTTTTTTACCTTTTGGGTAGCATTAGCCACCTGCAGTGAGAGTGGCTTTCAACAGAGCTCTGAGGTGCCAAAGATAGAGggcaaacccaaaccccaacaaaaataCTTCCCATTTCCAGTTAGCAGCTGCTCGGGTAGGGGCATGTGCATTACCTGCTAGGGAGCTGGGCTCAAAGTACAAGACATTAAACAGGTTTCAGGCTATGCCTTGCTTGTGTTCATATTTTAGTGCTACAGTGAAGGATGGGTATGTAACTGGCACAGGCATCTAGTGTGGAGGAAAATGTGGCAGCTGCCCCTTTCTCTTCATGCCAGTATCCTTGGTCAGATGCTTTAGTTTCTCAAAGTGTTAAGAGAACCTTTGGCCTCCTGGGAGTAGTCCTTCCCTCATGCAGCTAATACAGTTTCCACAAGAGCTCAGAACTGCAGCCTAATGTTAGCAACTCTTAAAGATGCAGCAAGTCTCTCATTATAACCACTGACATCCTCTCACAGCATTTGGAGGTACTGCTCAGCTTTTTGAACCATGGAAGCTCTTTGGGGTGGGGAGTTACCAGCACCAAAAACCCCTCTGTCTCCAAACCCATTAGTttagcaaaacaagaagtgCCATAATAAGTCAAGAGTTGGTGTTTCCTTTGTTCCATATAGGGAGAGGGGTGGGGACTCCTTGGGCTGATCTGAGCAAAAGCATGTTAGTCCCGCAATAACCAGGAGGCAGAACATGCTGCTTCTAAGCAGTTCTGGTTATACAGGCACACAGAGCACATCTGCAACACAAAGCCCTTTAATGTGCATGTAAGCTCACTGTGCCCTCTCCTCGCAAAGCTGCTCATCAGCCTGTGGCCAAGGACATGCAAGCAGCGTCACCTCAAGGGTTGTTGCCAGTTCAGAGGGCAGCAACCCCTGCCCAACCTCCAAACTACACAAGACAAACATCAAAACTTCCAAGTCTGGCTACAAGAGTTTCTGAGCAGGTATAAATGAGTTGCAtgagcacagaaataaaaccaaaacccatcACAGACTGGTTGTGGATGGAAGGGTCTGCTGGAGCTCAGAGcccccagctcctctgctcaCAGCAAGGTCAATGAAAACAGGTGGCTAAGGACTATGGGCAGTCAGAATTCCAGTGCTCTCCATCAATggagcttctctgggcaacctggtcctGTCTGACTTCAACCCTGGCACTTGTTGAAGGGGAGGAAAGCACTGTGCGTGTGTGTGATGACTTCCATGGGCTTCCGTGGCCTCGCACACCCGAACACAGGGTGTTCCAGGATCACCCATATCTGTGGTCACTGTAGCCACCGTGTCCCCAGCACATTCCCTGCAGTCACCGTGTGGCAGGTGGCCCTGTACCACAAGATGGCCGACAAGGCCGAGGACTTCCGACAGCCCCGAGCACATCGTCTGTAGGAGCCCCCAGGGCACCTTCCTGAGCCCCCAACTCCTGAGCCCCGAGCCCCGGTGTGGCGGTCACCCTCACAGCAGCCAGCCCAGCCTAGGGTGAAGCAGGAAAGCGTGGTCAGGGTTAGCCCCGAGACCACCCCTCAGGAGGTACCAAAGAGAACAGCGGGCTTTTGCGGACCATCGGTGTCGAACACCAGGCTGGGCTTTGGGTGGCCATCGTTCTCTGAGGCGGTGAGCTGCTGCTACTTGTTCTCCCCCTAACCTGTGGGGCTCCCAAACCCGTTCCCGTGTAACGTGCACCAGTTGGCCCTGCCTGGGTAACGGGCTGCAGGAGACGCTCTCCAGAGCTCTCTTCCAGCGCTGGCGCCTCAGTGTGAGTTCATGTCAGCTCTCCAGCCAGCAGGGCTGAAGCTCCCCCTGCTGTCCGAGCAACGCAACAACGTGCGCTGCCGCCGCTCGCTGCGACTGCAGCTGCACCGCTCCAACCAGAGCCCCGCTCCGCAGCATCACCTCGgccccagctcctctctgccaGCCGAAACCCAAGAAGACACCGGAACGGGCCGCAGGTGTGTGAAATCCCCTCCGCTGACCTTGGCCCGGCTGGCTTCAGGGGCGGACCCAGCTCCAAGAGCGAGGGCGCTACCTCAGCGTTTGCCTTTACTTGGGCAGCGCCTGTAAGCGCGGGGAGCGCTTGTGAGTGAGTGAAGCAGTGAAGAAGCGGAGGGCGAGGGGCAGGCGGCGCTTTGTGACTGAGCCCGCGAGGGAGAGGGGAGCGAACGGGTGGGCTATGCTTGAGAGTGAGCGCTTGTGAGTGGGTCAGAGCTTGTGAGTGCAGAGCGCCTGTGAGCAGAGAGTGCTTGCGAATGAAGAGCACTTGGGAGTGCTGCAGTGCTCGTGAGTGCAGAGCTTTCATGAGAGGGGAGTGCTTGTAAGAGGATAGTGGTCATGAGTGGACAGTGCTCATGGGTGGAGAGTGCCTGTGAATGGTGCAGAGCGCTCGTGAGTGGAGAGAGCTCATGAAAAGAGAGAGCTCGTGAGAGGAGGGAGCCCGTGTGTGGTGCAGTGCTTGCGAGAGGAGAGTGCTTGTGAGGGGAGAGTGCCATGAGTGGAGCAGCGATGGAGCCGAGGCTGAGCCAGCAGGCTGGAGGCATGGCCAGGCCGTGTGAGGACATGCGGTTTGGGACGCTGTTGCTGCTGTGGTGGCTTCTGAACTTTCTGTGTAAGTCCTGAGGGTGGCAGCTTGGCACGGACCCTTCCTGAGCCCTCtactttttctcctccctgtttctctgctgcccaggatggggaggagagtcaAAAGAATGTAAGCCCCATGGGTTGATatgagaacagcccagtaactacgGGACCTGCTGGACATCCTGGTAaccttgctgtgctgcagctgaaaccGAGCAGCTCTGTCACGGGGATGTGTGCCATCGTGACACATGACAGAAAGACTGGCTGAGAAGGTAATGACAGCCTGGGCAGGCCAGAGAGTAAAACTGGTATCAAACCACATCCTGAGCATGAGGCCAGGATTTATGTCGCAGCAAGGATTTCTGGCTCTAAATGCTAGGAGCTCATCCATTACAAATACCAGGTGGGAGCTGTGTGAGGCGGTGGCAGCAGGTACCGCATGGTCCAAGGGTACCCTGGAGGAAAAGGGGGATATTGCCATGAGCGGGGCCTCGGGTGAGCTGCGGGTCCCACCATGCCCCCGCAAACCCCATGGGTTGTGGGAGCTGTCTGGGCCTGCGGAGAGGACCAGGGAGGGACGTGGTGCAGCCCCGGTAGTGCTGGGGTAGGTGGCGGTGGGGCCCAGGCTGTGGCGTGGCTGTGGGAGCTGTGTCTGGGATGCTCTGTTATGCAATTAATGCCTTTTTGGTACGTTTTAGTGTTTTCATGTCCCCATGTGACGCGAGTGCTGCTGGATTTGTCACATCCCACAATGAGACACATTCTCCAATGAGTTCTCTGCACCGCACCCAAAGTGCTTCCAGCCCTGGACAAGCCAAGATGATTTGGGCTGCACAGGCTGGACATTCCCGCACACCCGGGCATGACCTTGGCATCGGAATCCCCAGCCTGAATGAGTGACTGAGCGTCCTGGGGGGTCTCCAtagagcaggagcagagaccAAAGGGAGTTGCAGCTCATTAGCGGCTCAACTGCTTCCGcctggcttctgctgctgggtttgtccacagctgcctctgcttccttgcTCTGGTTGTGGGCTTCCTTCTCTGGGTACAGACCGTGTCTGGTTTTTGCTCCCCAGCTCTTTCCTGGAGCAACTACCAGGAGGACAGACCCTGCAGCCtggcgctggctctgctgcagccagagagagctGGGACCGGTGACTGTGGGAGAGGCTGCTGGGGGAATCTGGTTTCCACTGCGGCGAGGAGCACAGCCCGGAGTGGAGAGGACACCGCGGTGAGGGCGCACAGGGGCGGCTGGGGAGGTGGGAGCGGGCGCTGTCGGGGTCTGACCCCGACCTCCGGTGCTGGCTGCTGCGGGCCCCAGTCTGGGGCTGCCGGGGTTGGTCTGTGCCGCTGCTGCCGCACGGGGCAGGAGGGtttccagccagctcctgcctctcgCCTGCCCGTACTGGGAGAGCAGGGACATTCCTGGGTCCTGGCCCCgcttctccctccccagctgctgcGGGGCCAGGCTGTGGGGCCGGGCAGAGCTGCCAGGGTTGgcctgggagcagctctgggacTCTTTGTGCCT
This Lathamus discolor isolate bLatDis1 chromosome 4, bLatDis1.hap1, whole genome shotgun sequence DNA region includes the following protein-coding sequences:
- the CSTA gene encoding cystatin-A; translated protein: MMPGGLSETKPATPEVQHMVNQVKPQFESKENRTCGIFKAIVYKTQVVAGINYFIKVQVSDTDYVHLKVFQSLPQENQGPSLVGFQTGKTRDDPLTYF